One Endozoicomonas gorgoniicola DNA window includes the following coding sequences:
- a CDS encoding succinate dehydrogenase/fumarate reductase iron-sulfur subunit, translating into MSNKTITIEILRYNPETDEKPGYGSFEIPYIEAWSMLDALEYIKDELDSSLSYRWSCRMAVCGSCGMVINGRPKLGCETFLRDYYPNAIKVEPLANFPIERDLVVDAEDFINKLESVKPYIINAMEKPVEEGVNKQTPEQLGLYKQFSMCINCMLCYSACPQMGLNPLFTGPAVIALGHRYNLDSRDEGYDQRTEVIQGKNGVWSCTFVGYCSEVCPKNVDPAAAINQNKLQGSQDWALSFLMPRKGAK; encoded by the coding sequence ATGAGCAACAAGACGATTACGATCGAGATTCTCCGTTACAATCCGGAGACCGATGAGAAGCCGGGCTACGGCTCCTTTGAGATTCCTTATATTGAAGCCTGGTCCATGCTGGACGCGCTGGAGTATATCAAGGACGAACTGGACTCTTCCCTGTCCTACCGCTGGTCCTGCCGTATGGCGGTATGCGGTAGCTGCGGTATGGTCATCAACGGCAGACCAAAGCTGGGTTGTGAAACCTTCCTGCGTGACTACTACCCGAACGCTATTAAGGTTGAGCCTCTGGCTAACTTCCCCATCGAGCGTGACCTGGTGGTAGACGCCGAAGACTTTATCAACAAGCTGGAATCCGTTAAGCCTTACATCATCAATGCGATGGAGAAGCCGGTTGAAGAGGGTGTGAACAAGCAGACACCTGAGCAGCTGGGCCTGTACAAGCAGTTCTCCATGTGCATCAACTGTATGCTGTGTTACTCCGCCTGTCCGCAGATGGGTCTGAACCCTCTGTTCACCGGCCCTGCGGTTATCGCTCTGGGACACCGTTACAACCTGGACTCCCGTGACGAAGGTTACGACCAGCGTACTGAAGTGATACAGGGCAAGAATGGTGTCTGGTCCTGTACTTTTGTTGGTTACTGTTCAGAGGTTTGCCCGAAGAACGTTGACCCGGCTGCTGCTATCAACCAGAACAAGCTGCAAGGATCCCAGGACTGGGCTCTGTCCTTCCTGATGCCACGCAAAGGAGCTAAGTGA
- the frdD gene encoding fumarate reductase subunit FrdD has product MSQKRHIEPLLWSLFGAGGTTIALFFPAMILVILLSSLGVIPAEALSYERMSGFFLNNLIGQLALLAVLVPSYWACIHRIYHGSHDLGMHPGVGVKILCYGGTLVLSIATVFAVLF; this is encoded by the coding sequence ATGAGTCAGAAACGTCATATTGAACCCCTGCTGTGGAGCCTGTTTGGCGCAGGCGGTACCACCATCGCACTGTTTTTTCCGGCGATGATTCTGGTTATTCTGCTGTCTTCTCTGGGTGTGATTCCGGCTGAAGCGCTGTCTTATGAGCGTATGTCCGGTTTCTTCCTGAACAACCTGATTGGTCAGCTGGCTCTGCTGGCGGTGCTGGTGCCGTCTTACTGGGCTTGTATCCACCGTATCTACCACGGTTCTCATGATCTGGGTATGCACCCTGGTGTTGGTGTGAAGATCCTGTGCTACGGCGGTACTCTGGTACTGAGCATTGCTACGGTATTCGCTGTACTGTTCTGA